DNA sequence from the Desmodus rotundus isolate HL8 chromosome 4, HLdesRot8A.1, whole genome shotgun sequence genome:
GAGAGGAGGCAAGGTCACAGAACAGGAGTCAGCCTAGACAGACTTGCCTTGGCTCTTTGGAAATATAAGGAAGAGCTGAGCTTAGGCAAGGCTGCCTGGCCCTTTGGGGGAAAAAGTCAggcagaagtgagccagctgggcttcaTGGGCTCAGGAAGCAAGTAACAGAGGCAAGAggagggcccttggagacaggttcagggagTTAGCTCAGAGAAGCTGCCACTGCCTACTGCTCCCCTGGTCGAAAGTCTCCTGGGAACATgcagagcttaggagaaagaaggTGTGGGGGAGAGACACAGATGTACTCCATGGAGAGCgtgcactgggtcctttgtcttaagggttttttatttgttttctaaaggtAGGAATTTTAGGAGAGGTCTCAGAGGAGTGTGTCAACAGAATATTCAGCAGTTTTCCAGGTGTCCTTTGATATGCTGATGCATCAGAATTAGAGTATAGAGGAATCAGAGTCATTCTCTGGTCAGTTTCACCTTTAAAGAATGTCACGGGAAAGGGAACAGCACCCAGGCAGGTCTGCCCTCAGCACAGTCTGGAATGTGTAAACCATGAGCACCTGTTTCCTTGGTTAAAGAAGGTATGATCTGGGTTGgtggtgttttttaaagattttatttattttgttatcccctggctggtgttgctcagtggattgggtgtcagcctgtgaaccaaagggtcaccagttcaattcccagtcagggcacatgcctgggttgcaggccaggtccccaataggggacgcaagaggcacccacacagtgatgtttctctccctctttctccctcccttcccttctgtctaaaaataaataaactcttaaaaaaaaaaaacaaaaacaaaacagccccAGCCTAGGCTCACTTGTTACTGTGACTTCCTTTCCTGATTCTACATTTATACTGAGGCCTTTCTTCGTTTCACTGTCCCAGGGTTTAATAGacgtactctcaaaatcacctggacccACGTACAGAACTCTTTACTGTGCGAAGTCAAGGACCCACACATCTCAGACTGTACCAGGGCAGACCCACCTCAACCCAGTCCCTTCCTGATGACAAGTTGACCACGGGGAGTACATCTCAGCAGATAAATTTCTTCTCAGGGTCCACAGCAGACCATATcataaaagaatacaaaacaaaatcatatttGATAAGGGTCtactatccagaatatataaataacactgccactcaaaaaaaaaaacaaacaacgaatttaaaaatgtgcaagagccctggctcatgtggctcagtgaattgagcatcagcttgtgaaccaaaagaccgctggtttgattcctggccagggcccatgcctgggctgcaggctaggtccccagttaggggtgaatgaaaggcaaccagttgatgtttctctcacacattgaggtttctctccctctctttcaccctcccttcccctccctctaaaaaatgaataaaatcttttaaagaaatgggCAAGgtatttgaatagacattttttcaaagaagaatgaaatggccaataaacataagaaaatatgccccttagtcattagggaaatgtaagtCAAAACCACTCGCTGCCACTTCACACCTGCTAGGACGGCTGTTATCAGATAGACAATGATAGTGTTGGGGAGGATGAAGAGAAATCAGAAACCTCATTCGTTGCTGGTAGGATTATACAATGGTGCCACTGCTTCGGAAGAGGATAAGAgatcctcaaaaagttaaacataaagatATCATATGATCTAGTAATTCCTAGTTCCACAGCCAAGAGagttgaaaacatgtccacacaaaaatttgtacaagaatgttcctagcaacattattcataacaaccaaaggtgaaaacaacccaatgttcatcaatgaatgaatgcataaaatgtGTATCTAAACAATGGGCTATTCAACTATAAACcagaatgaagtactgattcatgCTACAACAGATGgatcttaaaaacagaaagttgccccagctggtgtggctcagtggactgagtgccgtcctgcgaaccaaagggttgctggttcgattcccagtctagggcacatgcctgggttgcaggccaggtctgcagtggggggcatgtgataggcaaccacacattggtgtttctctccctttctctttcctttcccctctctcttaaaataaaatctttaaaaaacttctttaaaaaaaaccagtatgctaattgaaagaagccagacaaaaagggacacatattatattttatttatatgaaaagccTAATAGTGGGCAAATCCAGAGATAGAAAGTAGGTTAGTGATTGCCATGGGCTGGACAGGAGAAGGAGAATAATGAGTGACTGTAACAGGtataaggtttctttttgggtgatgaaaatgtttaaaaagtaattatggtAATGGTTGCATGAATTTGTAATTATGCAAAAAAGtgaattatattctttataaGTATGAATGGTTTATAAATTGTATctcaagtttaaaaatgtattgcttaTGTCTTTAATACCTATCCTCCTTTCTCATCTTTACCAAGTCCCATCACTGTTACTTTTCAAAACCTAgatcaaaaataaactttttcaaagaaaattttaaaagcggccctggctgatgtgtctcagtggattgagtgccagcctgtgaactgaaagatcactagttcgattcccagtcggagcaAATGCTTGAGTTGTGTGccacgtccccagctgggggcatgtgaggggtagccaactgatgtttctccctttcctcctctcttacccttcctctgaaaataaatatttttttaaaaaagtaattacatCTATCTTAGCCTATTGTCCTTCAACGCATCTCCCTCGCCTTTGCCTCATATGATACATAAAGTCTCTCTCTAAGGGTAAGTTTGTGTCTTACACAACCCTGTGTGCTTCTTAGTACTTACAAAACACAAATGTGCACTGAATTATGCTTGATATTTACTATTCTTCCCCTCCATTTTAGTGCAATCATTCACCAGATTTTCATTAAATATCTGCTTTATGCCAGGTAGCACAGCACAAAGAACAAACAGGGTTCTTACCCTCAGTGGAATTTATAATCCAACATTTACAATTTCCTTGTATCCAAATTTTTGTTCAGAACCCCCACTAGATCACAAACTtatttccattgtattttccctgACTACTTATTATAATGCTCAACATACTCAGTAAGTAAATTGCTCAGTACTGGGGATAAACCAATGGTTTTTGAAATCACCCTGCTGTACCACTAATGTGTTCCTGACTAGCTTTTCCAAAAAGCTTGCATTCAATTCTGCCAAGGAGATGCTTTAAGACTCATTCACTCACTAATGGAGCATCTGCTTATCAAGCTTCACTTTCTTGAATTGTAATTAAATTGCATctagttttaaagttttcataaattttgttttaatcaggGGCCAATACAGATATTCAGGGGGTTTTAGCAGACATAAAAGAAAGCTATGTATTTTATGTGTATCATACATAATCCCTTTTATAAAAGTTGTTACAGGAAATACTAACCTTTATTCTATGTAAAGTTTAGTGTTTATGAGAATACCAATTTATATAAAGATGTAAATTATGCTAGGTTAAaagagctgattttttttttaagtaatagttTTGAAATACCACAAATTATAACTATCCAAGGACCTAGTAGGACTTTGGCAGGCAAAATTCTTagcaacctttttaaaaattcagaattattaCACAGAATTAGAGATTGCTGTGATTTTTATTCAATTTGGTATCCTGATTAGAATAACAGTGAGAAAATTATGCTTTACAAATATTGCATTAATACTACATCATTATGATATGGCTTTACATTGATTGtatatagagaaaaaagaacatcGGCATTAAGGCAATAACCACATGTGCAAACCAAGCACTACCCTGACACAGTCTTCAGTAAAAAGCTCTTTTGGTTAGATGATGGTTGATATTGCTGCATGCTGGTCAGCCACTGCTTTGACGGATAAGCTCTGAATagcttcattcatttaaaaacccCCCTACTGGCCCACGATGGCTAGAAGCAGCTTTCGGTAATCTCCACTCGTGTCACTTGCAATCATTGTGCCCAGGGTCTTCTGATATGTCTGATAGAACATCTGTTTTATTTGCACAAGATCAATCTGCATGCAAGAGATGACATTTTTGATGTTAGAAAAGAGCTGTCAAAAGAAAACTGCTGTTTATTAGAATTCTCTGATTGTGAAAAGATCCTAATTATAATAAAGCAGAGGGGAAAATAACACCAAGTGACTGACATTTTATAGCTGGTATTCGTACTAGTGCTAGCATCACCCATCTGATTAACTGTTCTGTAAAAACACTGGGTAAGAGTGGTACTAGTCTCATCTACTATAAGTACTAGTCATTTAAAAACCATTTGCTAAGATAGCTATTgtcaaaacccagaaaataacaagtgttggcagggatgtggagaagCTGGAATCCTTGTGGACTTCTGGTAAgactgtaaaatggtgcagccactgtggaaaacagtatggtgatcccttaaaaactatgaaataaaatagaatgaccATATGATACAGCAATTCCACCGCTGGGCATATACACAAAAGTAAAAGCAGGAACTCAAATATCTGTACACCCATGTTCAGAGCACCACTGTTGagaatagccaaaaggtggaagcaacccgaATATTCATTgaccaatgaatggataaacagaagGTGGGAGATACATACAATAGAACATTATTCGgtatcaaaaaggaaggaaattctgacacaagATACAACATGGgtaaaccttgaagacattatcctaagtgaaaaaaACAGTCACAACATGGCAAATAGTGTATgactccacttatatgaggtacctagagagGTCAAATACTTCGGGACAGGAAGCAAAATGGCAGCTGCCAGAAAATGGGGAGAATGGTGAGTCCCTGTTTATGAGTATGGACTTGCGGGTGGAAAGTGCTGATGGTGATGGTTCCACAGCAATGCGAATGCACTTAGGCCACTGAACTGCATGCAGCAGCAGTCAGAATGTCAGCTTCAGGTTATGTAGactttattacaatttttaaaaaggatcctGCACAGAATATTTaggtctaaaaacaaatacacaaaaaaggTTTTCACCTTATTctggttgtctttttaaaaacaatttacctTCTTTAGTATAacttagttgtatgttttctttcaataaaaaaaaatcccaataaatatttaaaaatcagaggaAAACATTTGAAGCTATATTTAGGTAAAGagacaaagataaatattttcaaaatatagttcTATGAGTAACAAGGTATACTAAATTTCAGGAAATTTTATACCTAACAGGATTAACCTATGTGGGTCTTTCATACAATTTTTTacataaggaaaatgaaaaccaaaaaacatCTCCAACTGGCCATAAACTAGTATTCTCCTCCTCTGACCTTCTCAGGTAGGAAAGACTCTGGCATCGATGCTTCACCGAGGTACCTGCAGTACAGGGGTCTGTGTCCCTAACGCAAGCCTCTCTCCTGGCGCGATCTCAGTGCACACTGTGCTTCTCACCAACTGCCGGCGGCGACAAGGACAGCTCTTCCTTAACATCATTCCTCAGGGACTGACAACCAACTGAGGAACTTTTAAGAAATCAACATTCAAAATTAGGATCAGACAAAAAGAGAAAGGCTCACCTCACTTCGAGTGACCACGATCCTGATCAGGGTGGAGTCGTCTGTGCCGGCACCTTTCATAGAGTAGTAGAGCCTCTCAGCGAAGAAGGCCGGCCGGTTCAGGGCGCACTGCACTGCAAGTCAGAGAGGCCTCAGACACGGAACACTGACTTGACGGTGGAGTCCCTGCTCCAGCTTCACTGATGGCCTCTGACCTGCCTTTGACAATTTTCTGTGTAATCATCTCAGAAATCTGAGGCTAGTTGAAAATGGTTTCCCCTTGATTTTTCTCAGCATCCATCTTTCTTTGTAGATGCACCTGACAGGCTGCTTTCAATTCTAGAAAACACCCTCTGACCCCTCGAAACCCACCTCCTCTCCACAGATGCAATAGCTTAGATTATTTACACTTTCCCCCTTACAGTGACAAGATGTGTAGCAACTGTGTCTTAgtagtatttttcttaaaagcaatAATGAATTCTGAATTCTGGAagtcaaatatattatttgtccGGAGAAGGATATGAGATACACTCCAATACAAAAAAGAAGACACAGATTTGAGCAAAGatttaagaataataaatgtGACACATTTTCTCTTAGGAAAACTAACTTAGCAAAGTCTTTTCCTGCAGATGGTAGAGATATACTaactatttattattaatttagctACAATTACGACAGCATCAATAATATTTGTAAGGCATTCAATTGCTAATACCAATGTGTCACTAATACTCTCTTTAGTCCAATATTTTCTATGAGAgtaaaatttctatttcattaGATACCTGAATATCAGGACACCAGAAATTgggtttctaattttaaaagagaaaagggtCTGCTTGGGCTGAGTACTAGCAGTGTTTCAGGGGGGCGGCTCAAAATGACGCTTTGTATGGCGGCACTCACAGCTGCTCAGTGCTTTCCCATGAACCTCAATGCGAATGCTACAATCTACGACACATCCCTGCATAGTTCTCCAGAATGACATGTAAAGATCAAATCATTCTGAAACAACCATAATTGATCATGCCACCAACCACTCACAGGGAATTGCATGTAAAAACGGAAGTGGCCCAGCCTCTGCTGAAGCAGATTCCAGGGAGGTATATCAATTATCATGACTTAATAGGAACAGCTAGTCAAAGCCTCACtcatttataaacaaaacaaagcaaaacagaaaagtgTCTTACGGATGGCCTTCAAACCATTCTCAACGTTTCCGGAAAACTCACGGCCAACACTGCTGAACAAATCTCGGTTAGCCATCTGCAAACAAAATGTATAGGGGTTAAAATCTTTTCACACCTTAAAGCAGAAGCcagatctcaaaacaaaaactcataccCTGGAATAAGCCTCCATGGTAGCTCTCAGCTGAGGAAAGCTTCTTGTGGCAAGAATCATGTTAAAGCAAGATTCATCTGTCCCCAGTTTCCCCTCGCCAGCTTGATAGAGACGCTGGGCATCTTCCTGAGCCAACTGGTGGTTAACATTCTGGTTCTCATCACGATTTCCCTGCAAAAGAAGAAGGCAGGAATTGGAAGGAAGTGGTGTAAGttctattaaaaattttctttcccATCTATTCACTTATAGATTTAAAGGGACAATTTATTAAagattaatacataaaatttatcatgcATAGCTTTCATTTCCAAAGAAATTACACTAGTGTAAGTAGTACTTTATTGCACTGCAACTTtggattttattatatataatcatGGTTTGATGATGTTATGCTACAATGAGAAGTTGTCAGGGCTTTGAGAGCTAAAGAGAACCAGAAAAGGTTTCCCTAAaaaattacatacatacatatatgatttatacacccccccccacacataaAAATATCTCTACTAGGAGATATAAACTACCacttaaaggaagaaattattatCTTAGCTGGGGTTTAAGATCAATATGCATTATATTTAAGTCCACTTTGTATTCATTAATACAACTAAAAGGTATGGAGCACTTGCTTTGGGCCAGGCTGTAGTAGAGTTCTCCAGAGAGACCCAATAGGTTGTCTACGTGGAAGGCAGAAGGTCTCTGACCTCAGTCAAGGAAGGGAACATGTAACATGGAGGCTTcatgaactttctttttttatccaagTGTAATCTTATTACAGTAAGGATTtattgccctagctggtgtggctcagtggactgagcaccggcctgcgaaccaaagggtcactggttcgatccccatcagcgcacatgcctgggttgcaggctgggtccccagtaggggacgcgcAGGAGGCAactacacgttgatgtttctctaccttccttccctctctctaaaaataaacaaaacctttaaaaaaacaaaaacattaagtaTTTATTATGAATGTATAAGTAAAAATGATGCATGAGCTTTTTAGAAGAAGGTATGAGTAACTCAAGTTCTGCTGGACTGCTGATTTGTATACCAAACTCtcccctgggagaggagggaaggaaggagagggagagaggaagctcTGAGCCTGAACAGGAGCAAAGCTTAGATGGGCAGCTGGTTTCTCTCAAAAACAGAAACGCAAATGCACACAAAGGAAAGGCTGTCCTCAAGATCCTCGGTGTCTTTCTGAGGAACAAAATGGAGGGGTGTTCCTTGAAGGTGAGAAACTGTCTTTTGAAGAACGCTGGGCATAAGGAATGTGTAGAAGTGTATTCTAGGTGGATGACTAAATATAACATAGGGAAAAAAGGTGTTCAGAAAAAACTTCCCACATTATTGCCTTTAAATTCAAACACATACACAGTCCCATTTTTCTAGGAAGCCATTCCCCTTCTGAGTCCCTGGAAGAGATCCCTTTACATTATAAAATGGGTGGGCCTTAAACCATGAATAGAGAGACACTCAGCACCTCATATTAAGTCTTAATCATTTTTTAGAGTTAAATCTGttcctgtttgttttcttctctttcttaaaatgttattcattcacagagagaggggaaaggagggagaaagagagggagagaaacactaatgtgagagagaaacatcaatcagttgcctctcgcaggcgCCCTTACTGGGACTGGACCCGCTACCCAGGCACGTGCCGGGACCAGGTGTTGAGCtagtgacctttggctttgtgggactacgcccaaccaaccaagccacacaggGGAGGGCTCTTCTCCTTTTCAAATGCTAACCCATTCCCCTGCTATGTTACTTGGTTGTAAGTAAATTCAAATTCCTCCCACCCATTCctgttcttttctcatttcctcaCTCACTCCTGTAGCTCACTACCTTTTCTGTAGCTACCTCCCCTTGCTCTGAAGAGCCTCTCCCCTACTTTCAGATCCTTCAAGACTGTTCAACCTTGTGCACTAGCAGGATAGCCAGTCACTCCTGACACTGAATCAGTGTGCTAGTCTTTTGCATTATCTCTTTCAAATAAACCCTCATCACAAGTGTGTTTGTaaaaaaggcgaaagatttgttcattctgaagagaaaccaaGAGTATTCTAAGTGTGTTTGTAATATCATTCCAAATACCCTATTTGGAgaatttcctttttctcacaCCAATTTTTTGTGGttgcattttatttatgcattcattggttgattcttttatgtgccctgacagggaagcaaacctgcaacctgggtgtaTTGggccaatgctccaaccaactgagcaacctggccagggctagagaaTTTTCTCTCACCTCTCCAGCACATCTTGGGAATCAGAATAAGAAGGTGCCAATCACAGTATGTCTGTGACTCCTGAAACGCTTTTCTGCACTTCTGGCCCTCCTCACACATTGCTCACCCAAACAGCACTTCCACGGCAGCCCTGCACACCTTCAGTTGATGGTACAGCTCACGTGGCAGTACAATGCTAAGCTTCGCGGTACAGACTCGTCCTCGTCCTAAGACACAGCTTCAAGCTGATTTCTGATTCCACATAACCTTAAAGAGGTTAATTTCTGGTTCCTTCAAATGCCAAATCTACAGAAATAAATCTCAATAATGACTACAAAAAATTTTTTCACTGGGTTCTGTGTTGCGCCTCCTAGTGGTGGCAGGATTCCAAGGGGACTAAATCATAAAAGGAATAAGAATGCTCACTGGCAACAGGCAGTAAAGATGTTCCCTCCACCCTCACACAGGCCTTCACGCTATACTCACCTGGCACATGGATACAAGTAAACGTTCAAAATGCCCCGATGTGTCTGACCGAATGTCCTTTTCAAGGTCTCGTCCAAATTCGGACTGATAACATCTGACAATTTCTTGGATTTCCTGATTAGTTCTTGTGCATAAAATTTCAATCAATACACGTTCCTGAGTTCCTGCTCcctatgtgaaataaagaaaggagaatgacacaaaagaaaaaataaaatctctgaaaGTTATTACATCTTTCTGTTCCATCAAATATTTCTTTGGCCTCCAGTCCAGAAAAGCTCTATATATTCAGAGATATGAAATAATGTATTGGTTTACCTGTCACTAAAAATTCAGAACTGCCAcaatttgtggggttttttgaaatcggataaaatattcaaagaaaatgacaTATAGTACTGTACCTTCATTGCATTCCGTAAACTCCAGGCATCATAATATGTGGTTGGCATGAACAGGGCAAGGACCAGTTCTTCCACGTTGCCACTTAACTCTGATTTGAGGTCTTTAATTAAATCCTGTTTAATTACAAGTACAAACTAAGTATATGTGCTCTCCAAACTTTGttgcttaaatttttaaaggaaagcatggaaaataaaattgaattgcTTTATGAAAACCTAAATTTAAAATCTGAATATTATATactaagaaataagtaaatatatacatttaaaatgtgttatattcAAGCAGATGTAttgcattcattctttcaatgaACACTTAAATAAATTCTTACTGTTGTCCCACCACTACATCAGGTACAAAGAGAAGCAATACATGAAACAAAGGTGAATCTGACTGGGGAGCAAGGTTTCAAATGCTCCTCTGCATGTGTTTTAAGTTCTAAAGGAGACTATGATGAACTGTGGTTGAGAATCACTAGGATAGAGGCAAGAATAAGCAGAGCTTGTTCATTGAAACAGTAAGACAACCAGTTCTGTTAGAGGGGAATGTTTTCACAGATTAGTAAATCAAAGTTGTAACTGTCTGCTTGGGTTATTACCTTGAACACCAGGCTAAAGAATGTGAATTAGATTCTGCATGCTGGAGGAGCCACTGGAAACTTTTATGCAAGGAAGTGGCATTGATGTGTCAACCCCAGGCAGTGTGGACTATGATGACAGAGGCTACGAGAACATTTAAGCTACTGGAATACTTAGGTAGGAAGGAACAAAGGCTTGGACTTCAGTGCTGGCAATGGAAGAGGGCggaaaaggggaagagattaagaagtacaaattaagaAGTTGCTATTATAGTCatgggatgtaaggtacagcatagggGATAAAACAGCCAATAATAGTGTAAAAACTACGTAGGGTGTCAGGTGGGTACAGGACTGACCAGGGTGATCATAAGTTACAGAAATGTCTCATCCCcatgtgtacacctgaaactaacataatactgtacgtcaactgtaattgaaaaattaaaaaattattttaaaaaattaaacagaaggtacaagacacatttttaaagaggccctttacatattttatcaaTAAGACACAGTCAATAATCAGTTGCTAGAACAAAGCAGTGTCAGGAGTGTGGgaggcactgaataaatattcACTGACTGATAAAGAATGGGAATCACAGAAGGCCATGCAGCCTAGAAGAACAGTATTTTTATTAATCAGTAGGAATTTAAGAGAAGAGTTGGCTGGGGAATAAGGAAAATAGGTGTGAATTTAGTTTTAATTCTGAAGTGATATACGAGAAAATTCAGAACGGTATACGTAGCACAGACTATCTAGGAACTAAAGGAATTCGTAATATGAATTCATGAGAGAAGTGAGTCTGACATTAAGCCCTAAGGAAATACAGACTTTGTGTTGTTTAATCAGCCTTAAGCCTACAGATGTGGATCTAGGCTGGGCAGAAAGGGAAAGGCAGAGTAGAATAGGCAAAGTGGGGCCAACAGATGTACCTCAACTCCCATTCTGTGAAAAATAAACTGGATCCAGAGGATGTTAAGATATTTTTAGGATTCCAAGGTAAATGGCAAATGCATGATACCCAGTTTTCCCTTTATAGCTGAGAAGTGATGACACTTTTTAGCCACAGAATCTTGTTAGCTTTAGTCGCAgatcatccattcaacaaatattaagtggGTGCTTGTTATTGTTCCTGTACTTGGTGCTATAAACACAGTACAAAGACAAATATGAATGACGTGGTTTGCCTGAGGAGAGCTCAGAGTTTTGGGGAGGGGACGGTGAGATCAGATATAGTAGAGGTTTTACAAAGTGCTAGGGGACCACAGTGGGAGAAGCAGCTACATTCTGC
Encoded proteins:
- the ANXA7 gene encoding annexin A7 isoform X2; this translates as MSGSETDVWPVTRLAGDTANSRKLREFVQRLVNPRTQMSYPGYPPTGYPPFPGYPPVGQESSFPPPGQYPYPSGFPAMGGGAYPAAPSSGYPAAGGYPATGGYAAPGGYPGAPQPGGAPSYPGGQGFGAPPGGAGFSGYPQPPAQSYGGGPGQVPLPGGFPGGQMPSQFPGGQAPFPSQPAAMTQGTQGTIRPAANFDAMRDAEILRKAMKGFGTDEQAIVDVVANRSNDQRQKIKAAFKTMYGKDLIKDLKSELSGNVEELVLALFMPTTYYDAWSLRNAMKGAGTQERVLIEILCTRTNQEIQEIVRCYQSEFGRDLEKDIRSDTSGHFERLLVSMCQGNRDENQNVNHQLAQEDAQRLYQAGEGKLGTDESCFNMILATRSFPQLRATMEAYSRMANRDLFSSVGREFSGNVENGLKAILQCALNRPAFFAERLYYSMKGAGTDDSTLIRIVVTRSEIDLVQIKQMFYQTYQKTLGTMIASDTSGDYRKLLLAIVGQ
- the ANXA7 gene encoding annexin A7 isoform X4 encodes the protein MGGGAYPAAPSSGYPAAGGYPATGGYAAPGGYPGAPQPGGAPSYPGGQGFGAPPGGAGFSGYPQPPAQSYGGGPGQVPLPGGFPGGQMPSQFPGGQAPFPSQINTESFPSYPVFSPVSLDYSNEPAAMTQGTQGTIRPAANFDAMRDAEILRKAMKGFGTDEQAIVDVVANRSNDQRQKIKAAFKTMYGKDLIKDLKSELSGNVEELVLALFMPTTYYDAWSLRNAMKGAGTQERVLIEILCTRTNQEIQEIVRCYQSEFGRDLEKDIRSDTSGHFERLLVSMCQGNRDENQNVNHQLAQEDAQRLYQAGEGKLGTDESCFNMILATRSFPQLRATMEAYSRMANRDLFSSVGREFSGNVENGLKAILQCALNRPAFFAERLYYSMKGAGTDDSTLIRIVVTRSEIDLVQIKQMFYQTYQKTLGTMIASDTSGDYRKLLLAIVGQ
- the ANXA7 gene encoding annexin A7 isoform X3, coding for MSYPGYPPTGYPPFPGYPPVGQESSFPPPGQYPYPSGFPAMGGGAYPAAPSSGYPAAGGYPATGGYAAPGGYPGAPQPGGAPSYPGGQGFGAPPGGAGFSGYPQPPAQSYGGGPGQVPLPGGFPGGQMPSQFPGGQAPFPSQINTESFPSYPVFSPVSLDYSNEPAAMTQGTQGTIRPAANFDAMRDAEILRKAMKGFGTDEQAIVDVVANRSNDQRQKIKAAFKTMYGKDLIKDLKSELSGNVEELVLALFMPTTYYDAWSLRNAMKGAGTQERVLIEILCTRTNQEIQEIVRCYQSEFGRDLEKDIRSDTSGHFERLLVSMCQGNRDENQNVNHQLAQEDAQRLYQAGEGKLGTDESCFNMILATRSFPQLRATMEAYSRMANRDLFSSVGREFSGNVENGLKAILQCALNRPAFFAERLYYSMKGAGTDDSTLIRIVVTRSEIDLVQIKQMFYQTYQKTLGTMIASDTSGDYRKLLLAIVGQ